The following coding sequences are from one Lysinibacillus sp. FSL W8-0992 window:
- a CDS encoding YtxH domain-containing protein, with protein sequence MTTQKPNFNEVKEQQLESTLPQLYNSQDSIYEEERVNMKDFVIGALVGGIVGAAAGLLLAPKSGKDLRSDVAVQAVNLKDKSADLSSTAKDKTVQLSKQIQEQSSQLVEKVKTLKTAKAPTVFDDGTVSFEGEEPLEDFIDDAKSEQEEVPEKTEQTDEDKAQEVRA encoded by the coding sequence ATGACTACACAAAAGCCAAACTTTAACGAAGTGAAAGAACAACAACTAGAAAGTACATTGCCACAGCTTTATAATTCGCAGGATTCGATCTATGAAGAGGAGCGTGTAAATATGAAAGATTTCGTCATTGGCGCTTTAGTTGGGGGTATAGTGGGTGCAGCTGCAGGTTTACTATTAGCTCCGAAATCAGGGAAAGATTTACGTAGTGATGTGGCAGTGCAAGCTGTTAATTTAAAAGATAAAAGTGCTGATTTATCATCAACAGCTAAGGATAAAACAGTGCAATTATCAAAACAAATTCAAGAGCAATCTTCGCAATTGGTAGAAAAAGTTAAGACGCTTAAGACTGCAAAAGCACCAACTGTTTTTGATGATGGCACCGTCTCTTTCGAAGGGGAAGAACCGCTTGAGGACTTTATTGATGATGCTAAATCAGAACAAGAAGAAGTTCCAGAAAAAACAGAACAAACTGATGAAGATAAAGCACAAGAGGTTCGTGCTTAA
- a CDS encoding DUF948 domain-containing protein translates to MEVILYIAAIIAAIGFLFLCVSVGMTLFSLKSILNSLSGTLAGIEKQMEGITRETTSLLIKTNSLAEDIQQKSEQLNTVVHAVKGMGDSVNGLNASVQQITSSISKSVEQNEEKIAQVVQWSNVAMGIADKWKKRKVIEQAPGIMPEDVYSFEEVQADKPKRKWGRKK, encoded by the coding sequence ATGGAAGTCATTTTGTATATTGCAGCAATAATAGCAGCGATCGGTTTTTTATTTTTATGTGTGAGCGTCGGTATGACGTTATTTTCACTCAAGTCAATTCTTAACAGTTTATCTGGCACATTAGCAGGCATTGAGAAACAAATGGAAGGGATTACACGCGAAACGACTTCTTTGTTAATTAAAACAAATAGCTTAGCCGAGGATATTCAACAAAAATCTGAACAGTTAAATACTGTTGTTCATGCGGTGAAAGGAATGGGTGACTCTGTAAATGGTTTAAATGCTTCCGTACAGCAAATTACGTCATCGATTTCAAAAAGTGTTGAACAGAATGAAGAAAAAATTGCGCAAGTTGTTCAATGGAGTAATGTCGCAATGGGCATTGCAGATAAATGGAAGAAGCGTAAAGTGATTGAGCAGGCACCAGGGATAATGCCTGAGGACGTATATAGTTTTGAGGAAGTTCAGGCGGACAAGCCGAAAAGAAAATGGGGTCGCAAAAAATAA
- a CDS encoding cell division FtsA domain-containing protein: MSSKLFALDIGTRSVVGIILEEDNDHFHVQDILVKEHKERAMVDGQIHNVMYVAELINEIKQELEDKYGPLSKVSVAAAGRSLKTEQASVTINIRNRPIFTEEDISRLELQAVQQAQQQLLQHKEDTKTSHYYCVGYSVLYYRLDGEEIGSLLDQQGDEAQIEVIATFLPRVVVESLIAALKRANLEMGALTLEPIAAINVLIPPTMRRLNVALVDIGAGTSDIAITDKSTVVAYGMVPTAGDEITEALSDHYLLDFPVAEEAKRQLHCAEEILIQDILGFDQYYPKAEVLTAIEPAVKQLAKSIGEEILRLNNRTAPKAVMLVGGGSLTPNLTTEIGLVLDLPANRIAVRGVDAIQNLTKEEHIKASPELVTPIGIAIAAKKMPIQYMSLTVNEQIVRLFELKEMTVGDAFLAANIRAKQLYGKPGHGLSISVNGQDIFIPGGHGQPAKILVNGQQASTKTIIKTGDAIQLIEGQDGHPATATVRDIVDQAVTKTVTIQETKYVIEPKITVNGSPVSMDTMLNDRDIIAFEIAETVEDIFKSTNNNNLLKQFESFVVYVDGKPLYLPACSAQLLINGKPGKLSFAVQHNDIITFSQPSLPTVQRIADHMNVLLEDKIIIHFQQELLELKKTTNEMVVNQAVVSPLSTVPNGATIAIHEKDRSPWIYQDVFRFSNWQLPTTFKGNFTILRNGQLATFDTEIFGGDQLEIVLEDASLSL, encoded by the coding sequence TTGAGTTCAAAATTATTTGCACTTGATATCGGTACACGTTCTGTTGTTGGCATTATTTTAGAGGAAGATAATGATCATTTTCATGTACAAGATATTTTAGTAAAAGAACACAAAGAACGGGCCATGGTAGATGGTCAAATACATAATGTCATGTATGTGGCTGAATTAATTAATGAAATTAAACAAGAGCTCGAAGACAAGTATGGGCCCTTATCAAAAGTAAGTGTCGCTGCTGCAGGTCGTTCATTAAAAACAGAGCAGGCAAGCGTGACCATTAATATTCGTAACCGCCCCATATTCACTGAAGAAGATATTAGCCGTTTAGAATTACAGGCAGTTCAACAGGCACAGCAACAGCTCTTACAGCATAAAGAGGATACCAAAACGAGTCACTATTATTGCGTTGGCTATTCAGTTCTTTATTACCGTTTAGATGGTGAAGAAATTGGTAGCCTTCTTGATCAGCAAGGTGACGAAGCACAAATTGAAGTCATTGCAACTTTCCTTCCACGTGTTGTAGTTGAATCTCTTATCGCTGCCTTGAAACGTGCAAATTTAGAAATGGGTGCTCTAACACTAGAGCCTATTGCTGCAATCAATGTTCTAATACCACCTACAATGCGCCGTCTAAATGTTGCACTTGTCGATATTGGAGCTGGTACGTCAGATATTGCCATTACCGATAAAAGTACAGTAGTTGCATACGGTATGGTGCCAACAGCAGGTGATGAAATTACAGAGGCGCTCAGCGACCATTATTTACTTGATTTCCCAGTGGCTGAAGAAGCAAAACGTCAACTGCACTGTGCTGAGGAAATTTTAATACAAGATATTTTAGGCTTTGACCAATACTATCCAAAAGCAGAAGTACTTACAGCCATTGAGCCTGCTGTTAAACAACTTGCGAAGTCTATTGGAGAAGAAATATTGCGCCTTAATAATCGGACTGCCCCAAAAGCTGTAATGCTCGTTGGTGGTGGTAGTTTAACACCTAATCTTACAACGGAGATTGGCTTAGTACTGGATTTACCAGCAAACCGAATTGCCGTACGCGGTGTCGATGCCATTCAAAATTTAACAAAGGAAGAGCATATTAAAGCATCTCCTGAGCTAGTAACACCCATTGGCATCGCAATTGCTGCAAAGAAAATGCCGATACAATATATGAGCTTAACAGTAAATGAACAAATTGTACGTCTTTTTGAATTAAAAGAAATGACAGTTGGAGATGCATTTTTAGCTGCCAATATTCGGGCTAAACAATTATATGGCAAGCCAGGTCATGGATTATCTATTAGTGTTAACGGACAAGATATTTTCATACCTGGAGGTCACGGTCAACCAGCAAAAATTTTAGTAAATGGTCAACAAGCCTCTACAAAAACAATTATTAAAACAGGCGATGCCATTCAGTTAATAGAAGGTCAAGACGGTCATCCAGCCACTGCTACAGTAAGAGATATTGTGGATCAAGCGGTAACTAAAACAGTAACAATTCAAGAAACAAAGTATGTTATCGAACCAAAAATTACTGTCAATGGTTCCCCTGTATCAATGGATACTATGTTAAACGATCGTGATATTATCGCGTTTGAAATAGCTGAAACGGTAGAGGATATATTTAAATCTACTAACAATAATAATTTGTTAAAGCAATTCGAATCTTTTGTTGTTTATGTAGATGGAAAGCCATTATATTTACCAGCTTGTTCCGCACAACTACTCATTAACGGTAAACCTGGTAAACTGTCATTTGCTGTTCAACATAACGATATCATTACCTTTTCGCAACCGTCGTTACCAACTGTACAGCGAATAGCTGACCATATGAATGTTTTACTTGAGGATAAAATCATCATTCATTTCCAACAGGAGCTATTAGAGCTGAAAAAAACAACGAATGAAATGGTTGTTAACCAGGCAGTTGTTTCACCACTCTCAACCGTTCCCAACGGTGCGACAATTGCCATTCATGAAAAAGATCGAAGTCCTTGGATTTACCAGGATGTTTTCCGCTTTTCAAATTGGCAACTACCTACAACATTTAAAGGTAATTTTACGATTCTGCGTAATGGGCAACTCGCAACATTTGATACAGAAATCTTCGGTGGCGACCAACTTGAAATAGTGCTTGAAGACGCATCTTTATCATTATAA